A stretch of Dermochelys coriacea isolate rDerCor1 chromosome 6, rDerCor1.pri.v4, whole genome shotgun sequence DNA encodes these proteins:
- the LOC122455367 gene encoding uncharacterized protein LOC122455367: protein MESVEKWHKDFIAFKLLDKKCNSKRNGVTGLIVKHLEKTFKMPSSLQLSSSMALSQHCTGSCPNLTMNRNEALDRRPDNVSPAPQLPTRKHRTLCFSLSSDGDGHSDGLVSQGWRRSLQAQMEQAHSGGTASSTGSLERASLFCASRCNSSSSSTLSSPVGPLAKAKSSSRFSLFSPPSWNSTAELDSNPQSCSSSKKSRNYSQRSGVKPEEPGDPKPGGPENFNFSEPVIARVMDCIYLGNLNAAYCGRVLCRNNIDSIIDMSSLPRNWSLSVIPCTCSRGGLRHSWSRLKVDIQGPLNGECPALREPCFWDINECIEASLEKRKRVLIHCLDGYSLAPTCVIQYLMVKHNMRLMAAYEFVRARYPLNIRECHQDMLVGLERSLQPGDVDMERLKHSMSRKVAWT, encoded by the exons ATGGAGTCGGTGGAGAAATGGCACAAGGATTTCATAGCCTTCAAGCTTCTGGACAAAAAATGTAACTCAAAGAGGAATGGGGTTACAG GCTTGattgtaaagcaccttgagaaAACCTTTAAGATGCCCAGCTCCTTGCAGCTCTCCTCCTCGAtggctctctcccagcactgcacaG GCTCCTGTCCAAACTTGACGATGAATAGGAATGAAGCGCTCGATCGAAGGCCTGACAATGtgtcccctgcaccccagctgcccACCAGGAAACATCGAACGCTCTGCTTTTCGCTCTCATCGGATGGGGATGGCCACTCTGATGGCCTGGTGTCCCAGGGgtggcggaggagtctgcaggcTCAG ATGGAGCAAGCTCACAGTGGAGGAACAGCCAGCAGCACAGGGTCTCTGGAGCGGGCATCCCTTTTCTGTGCCTCTAGATGCAATTCTTCCTCTAGTTCTACCCTGTCCAGTCCAGTGGGTCCGCTCGCCAAAGCCAAATCCTCCAGCCGGTTCTCCCTGTTCTCTCCGCCATCTTGGAACAGCACTGCTGAGCTGGATTCCAACCCTCAGTCCTGCTCCAGCTCCAAGAAGTCCCGCAACTACAGCCAGAGGAGCGGTGTGAAGCCTGAGGAACCAGGTGACCCAAAGCCAGGAGGACCGGAAAACTTCAACTTCTCTGAGCCGGTCATTGCCAGGGTGATGGACTGCATCTACCTGGGGAACCTCAATGCGGCCTACTGCGGGAGGGTGCTGTGCAGGAACAACATCGACAGCATCATCGACATGAGCAGCCTGCCCCGCAACTGGAGTCTGAGTGTCATTCCATGCACATGCAGCCGAGGAGGCCTCCGGCACAGCTGGTCCCGCCTCAAGGTGGACATCCAGGGCCCCCTGAATGGGGAATGTCCTGCCCTGAGGGAACCTTGCTTCTGGGACATCAATGAGTGCATTGAAGCCTCTCTGGAGAAAAGGAAGCGGGTTCTCATTCACTGCCTGGATGGCTATTCCCTGGCCCCTACCTGTGTCATCCAATACCTGATGGTGAAGCACAACATGAGGCTGATGGCAGCTTATGAGTTTGTGAGGGCCAGGTACCCGCTGAACATCCGTGAATGCCATCAGGATATGCTGGTGGGCCTGGAGAGGTCCCTGCAGCCTGGAGATGTGGACATGGAGCGCTTGAAGCATTCCATGTCCCGGAAGGTAGCATGGACTTAA